gattctcaaccactgcgctaccagggaagcccgcttgtCTGTTTTAAATTGATGAATCCAGCTCAGTCACAATTGcctgcaaaaataattttatagatcAGATGTCTAGTATATACACATAGGTCTTTTGTTGAAATATATACTTTATCATGAATTTATGGAAAATCAAGCATATATCCAATGCAATAGaatatgctttatatatatatttttgatgtggaccatttttaaagtctttattgaatttgttacaatattgcttctgttttacattttggtcttttggccatgaggcatatgggatcttagctccctgaccagggatcgaacctgcacaccctgcattggaaggtgaagtcttaaccactggacctccctAGAATATGCTTTAAATGGTGcttaatttaaacataaaatatgatttaaatggACAAATCTTTATTAGGAATTTTAAATACCTGAAAATGTTTGAGATGCACAATAAACTAGTTTACCACCAACCACGATTTTCATATATCAATTTAATATGCACCAcctcacaacactgtaaagcaattatactccaataaagatgttaaaaatatatatatacagaaaaaaataaaccacctAAACTCAGATATTTGATTTCATGCTAGAAAATTCAAGATTAATCTCTTcatccaggaaaaaaagaaaaaaaaaaaaaaaggaaaccagcaTCCTCAGGTTGCAGATTGACAGTACCAGGCTAAAATGACTTTCCTCTTGgcagctttatatatattttatcagaaTTCAAAATTAGACACAGTTCACTTGCTTCTttccattaaatttaaaaattgagatgagTTGGGTAGCCAGTAGTTATTCACAGGGCTTTTGTGATTTACGATTTTAATGAAAACTGTGCCCCCTACCTCATCCCCCAGGTTAGCCTAAGCGTGGGGTGGAATGCCAACACACTTTCAAAATTAGACACCTCGTctgatttgtgatttttttttttttttttttttttttttggtatgcgggcctctcactgttgtggcctctcccattgcggagcacaggctccggacgcgcaggctcagcggccatggctcacgggcccagtcactccgcagcatgtgggatcttcccagaccggggcacgaacccgtctcccctgcatcggcaggtggacgcttaaccactgcgccaccagggaagcccgtgatttgtgattttttgtgtgtatttacttttaaatttgtagGTCAAAACTAAAATTGGGgagggaatgagagagagagagagaagaagagaggtgTTATCTTGGAAGGGGAAACTTCTATCATCTTATCATAGACAAAAACTATTAGGAATTATATTCTACAGGGTTCAGAGAGTGTAAAAGCTAGAATTTTCAAAACCTAACGGAATGACTTGTACCtttctatttgggaaaatatGTTTGTGAGAAGATAATGTTCATGTTATGAACCCAAAACCACAGGATTCTGAAAAACTGTATGTCTAAAGGGAGAATCATCCCAGAGAACCTGAGAAGTAGGTACGAGCCATTAACCTGAGCTGGGAGGATTCAAGTGAACTTTGGGTCCCGTCAACATAAGTCATCTTTGCTGTTCAAATGAGCACAGAGCTGCCAAAACTCCTCCATTAATTCAGAACACAGAGGGCTTCAAGGAAgatccattaattcattcaattaaaaaatatttattgagggcttccctggtggcacagtggttaagaatgcgcctgccaatgcaggggacacggcccagatctggtcggggaagatcccgcatgccacggagcaactaagaccgcgtgccacaactactgaagcccgggcacctagagccggtgctctgcaataatagaagccactgcaatgagaagccagcacaccgcaaggaagagtagcctaccactcgctgcagctagagaaagcccgcatagcaacgaagagccaacgcagcccccccgccccccccaaaaaagaaaaagacacctgTTTCACCTTTATTGCTCTGAAACCGTTTCTGGAACCAGGGACAGAaaccaaattatatatatatatatatatatatatatatatatatatatatatatatatatatatatgtatgtatgtatgtattgagcacctactgcttAGGCGAGGCGCTGGGAATATACAGATGAGTAACATTCAGTCCTTGCCCTTAAGGAGCTTACACTCTGGTGGGGGGGGATGGGTGAGTCCAACATACAGATAAATAAATGCACAAATGTATTACGAACTTTAAAACAGACGTTTAGATAAGGTACGGCGGCAGCATTAAAAAGGAAGTGGAAAAGTCTCTGTGGGGAGCCCAGTGATTCAAGAAAGACTCCTTCGAGGAGGGGCAGGACTGATGGATTGACAGGTTAGCCATCGAGGTAGGGGGCGACGTTCTGGGCAGAGGAAACCACTGGGCAAGCGGAAACAGCTAGAAGAGAGGCACTGAGGCGTGAAGCTGCTTGTTCTGCCCTGGGATCGCCCTTACACCCCTTTGTCTCCAGACAAGGAGTTCGATCCCTCCCGGTAGGGTACGTCTAAAGAAGTTTGGGACTAAAAATCCTAGCAAGTAGGGCTGCGAGGCAGGATCTAGCCTGAGGAGATTTCTAAGAGCTGAAACGAAAGCGGCCAAGTTTGCAAAAGAAGGGGGCTCAGGTGGCGGCTTGCCAGAGTTTAATTGTGTGGTCGCGGACATTTAGTTCTCAGGGAGCCCTGCTCTGGGTCTCCGCCCCGACGGCTGACCCTGTGGATCTGCCGGGTGCGCAAATTGCGCTTCCTGAGCCTGGAGCCCCCCTGCTCTCCCGTCCCTGCTCGGAGACTAGCTCGGAGCCGCCGAGAGACGGCGGTGGCAAATTCTACTCTCCTCCCCGGCCACGCCAAGCTGCTCTGGGCGGCGTGTCCAGGTCCGACGCTCGCGGCCCGCCTGCGCAGGCCCCTTGCGCAGGGGCCCGACGCACGCGGCAGCAACTTGCGCAGGCCCAGACCCGCGCGACAGTCCTGCGGCGCTCGCCGCCTCCTCCCGCTCTAGGCTCACGAACCGCCGCGCTGTCAGAGGCTCGAGGGTGGGCAAGCGCTTCAGCTGCTGCCAGAGTGCACCTGTGGGTGTTTATCCCCTCACCTcggtttttatttaattcttcccCATCCCCCGATTTTGAGAGGTTTCTTTCTTCGATCTGTATGTCAGGCAGTCTAACAATAGGAGTGGCTCGAGGCCTACACGTCTGAGAGCTTCCAGGGCGCCGGACGGAAAAGGTGGGTGTGTGGAGTTGTCACCTCACAGAGTCGCGACCCGGAGCCTGGAGGAAGGACCCACCTTCCCGGGTACTGCGGGCCCACTCTAGGCTTCTCCTGGGGAGCAAAGTTCGGGCTCCACTTCCTCGCTCCAGTCTGCCTCCCCTAGGAGACCCACGCGCCCACCGCTCCGGCCGCCATTTCCCACCAGGCCTCCAGGGGGCCTCCCCGCCGCGGTCTTCCCGTCGGCTGCTCCGGGCATGGGGGCGGCCGCGCGGCAGAGGGACGCGCCTCGGCGCCCGGGCCAGTGCGCGGACAATGACTCCTTCTCCCCTCGCCGCCTCCTCCTCCCGACACCGCCCCCCTCGCAGCCCCCAGGCAAACCTATTAGCCATTCAGACCGACAAAACCCAGCGGCCCCGCGCATTGTCCCGCGGAGCGCCCGGCCACCGTCATTAGCCCTGATTACGCTGAGCCGCCTGACAGCCCCGCGGGCCGCTCGGCGGACCACCCCCCCATTCACCGCCGACACCCGGCCCCGCCTCACAATAGGAGCGGAAATCGTCGGCGCTCCCGCGTCCCGGATGAATAGAGCGAAAAGCTGCTTCTCTTCTCCACCCGCCCCATTCACTCTGTCGTTggatacaatattttttttcctttttgttaaaattGGGGAGAAGGAACGAGGTCAAGGAAGATTTTGCTTGAGCTCTTTGCCTGTCATTTGTTTAATGTAAACAAAGAGCaagtcctcccccacccccagcctctcatcccctccctcccagatTTTTATAAACAAACTGGTGTTGGGAAAGGCGGCgcggggagtgggggtgggatggggtacGAGGGCGGCCGTGGAAACCGAGTGGGTCATTAAAGTGGAGGACAGAGGAACTGCGGCATTTGGGGCGCAGGAGCTGTCGCGCTTTTGGTTTAACTGGCGGGTGGTTGAAATATTACCCGTAAAGGAGCCCGAGCTGGGGCTGAGGGTTAAatcctcacactggtcagatcTGTTGAAATGTAAAAATGCAGCTTCTTTCTACTCTACTGCAGTAACTGCTTTTGGGGAAATTGTtataggaaaagaattttaagaaaagaaagaaaagaaacccatgATCATAAGTATCTCTCCAGATTCAGAAACCTTCAGCACTGCTAGTAActggaattaaaaacaacaacaacaacaacatcaacaacaacaacaacaaaccctttCTAGACCAGGATAAAGCTgataaggaaaaaatatcttaaaaagaaaacgaaaaactTTACAATACCTGTCCATGGGCAGATTTGGAccaattaaaataaagtaaatctgTGTGAAGATTTGGACCAATTTCCAACAAGTAATCATCAATGAATTGATTATTCACAAAGAATGATTATTCATAGTTAGGTGCCACCAGATTtcagataaacatttaaaaaaatcttttaaataatgtGTCACCTCTTAAGATGCTAAagtgaaattatataaataaatcaacaaattGGTGAAACAGAATAGTTACTTTATAATGTAACGCTTAGGCAGCATGTTACTTTAAGCAAATTAGATGTACTTTAAAGGCTTTCAccaaagcaggaagaaaaatccTCCATCACTGTTTGGCCTTCTCTTTTTTTGCCACACAATtaagcattatttaaaaattatttgtaaaaagaaaGTTTAGTTCTTGCTAAGAACTATGTTTATGTTATGttacccccccctttttttccccttgagaaTGCAGAATGGACACTTCCTTCTGCCCTTAGGCATCATTTGAACTGCCGAGTGGCGTGGGATTTTTAGAATCTTAAATTCCTTCACATTGTTCCACTAATTcgtccttttccttccctcttagaCCTGGAAGCATCAGCTTAAGAGATAAAATTTGCCAGCTATTTTCTCCAAATGCTGGTCTAGACAGCTGTGTAGTTAGGATGGAGTCTGACTGGGGAACAAAACTGGAAATCTGTTGATTTTTCGTTGAAGTGCGATACTCCTTAGCAGATTCAGGGCTAAGGTGAGGCAAGGGAGGCACCTAgagtgcaaaatttaaggaggtaCTCACTCCCAGATGCTGTGCACTTGCTTGACCTTGAGAGTGAATGCCTCTTTAAATTTTGTAGTCTAGATGCCTCCCTTCTCTTTGGAATCCTGGTCCTGCTTCTTGGCATTCTAGGAAGTACCAGGGGCTCTAGGGAATAAAATAGAGCCTTGAGGAAGCTCTACCATCCTAGCCTTTCAGGACCCGCAGAAGGGCATTTGGTTGCTTTCCGGAAGAACACCAGCTTGATCACAAAGACTTCCCCACTCCTTCCATGTAGAGCCCTTGTGCAAGAGAGTTTTGATTGTCAACAATTCTCTGGATAAGGGCCCCGGTATACAAAGACAGCCATTTATAAAGCCCAAACGAGGCCAAATCTGTTTAAGTGatttagaaactaaaaatcagcCCTTATTCATGTCCTGGGCTTTCCCCATATATCTTGCCATTTGACTGCTTTTTGTCTTCCATGACTTCacttatttttgtttggtttgcacATTGGCACTTCTACCCAAATAAGTTAGCAGGCTTCTGAACCAAAGAGCATCTGCTAAGGACAGAGAGGCAAATTGAAAGAAGTCCAACGGCGGAAGTGAGGGCGGGTGCTCCAGGAGGAAGTTCAGCTCTAAAGACCAATGTCAAATTTTATAATATGCAATCCATTTCACTAGGAAGAAAGCTTAGAGACTCTTCCAGGTAGCATTTACTTTTTTTAGTGCTAGGACAGTaggtggtttgttttgttttgttttgtttttggtatgtgtgtgtctatgtgccTGTGTGCACCTGCACACTTTGGGAGGACAAATTTAATTCTGagaatatttgatatttttaatagaGGCCATTACAGGACAACGAGGCTCTAGATAACTTGTTTCGTGTTCAATACAAcgatcagatttttaaaatgccagTCCTTTCTCTGCCGCCTTCTATTTGACCTCACTATGTGACATGATTACATCCTTTCCCCCATCTCAGTATCCGTTTTGTTGAAAACAATGCATTTGATTAAAACCTGCTTCTGCGTTGAGAAGATGCTAGTCTAGTTATTACAACCTCTCCTATcttcttttgtcttattttagtACAAGTTCAATACTAAATGCAGTATGTGCTCACTTGCATGATTATGGGTACCTACTGCTTTTGTATGGGTGGGGAGCCTCAAAGGAGATGGAAAACCTTTCTCATTGCAGAGCCTCTGTTGGAATAgtcttgtatttttataaaatagaacTCACTATTGAGTTCCAGAGTTTGGCTTCCAAAATTGTTCCTGAAAGCCGAGTGAGTATCAAGTGGACAAGCCATAGTTAGTTACCTGTGCTGGGGATGCGGGGAGTTGCCTTATAGGGGATGATCATGTTGCCAATTTCTAGGTTTAAATATATCACACATGCAcgcatatgtatgtacatacatacacacatgcatacaattTGACAAGGAAGTGGTTATGGACCTACCTTgggctgttttaaaaatataccaggAGACATCAGAAAAAGGCAAAAGATACAGAGAAGACTCTCCTGAGACCATTTGCACAAGGACCCCTATCTGGGGTCCCAAGAGAAAgatctctctgttttctttttaggaATCTGAGAGCAGCTCTCTTAATTAAGAAAGGTTGCTCACCAGGTTTTTATTGTTTGGCTTCTTCACACAGAACCCACCGGCTTCACCCTGCACCTTTAGAAACAGCAAGTTCTCTGGATAACAGAGAAACCTACCACGCAGTctcttaaataagtaaataaacaacatatatatgttttgttaaaaaaacctttaaagcaaAAGTTATACATATGTAACAGCGTCCTTTCGACGTGAAATACCCACGGGAGATTCAGGGCAGACTCTCAGCGTGCAGTTCGGGTTCCGGAGGCATCTTTGCAGCAAAATCCTTGGGAAAAAGCAAAGCAAGGAGAACGTGGAGCTGGGTCTGGCCTCACCGCGGGCCCCTGTGGTAGCAGCCGGAGGGCGCCAGTGGAACGGGTCAGGCCGCGGGGTGGACACGGCAACCCGAGCCCGCGGGTCCCTGGCCACCTGGATTCGCAAGCGCTGGGTTGCTTGGTCTCtcgtcctttctctctccttcattttgtttgtCTCGTTTTTTACACCGAATTCTGTTTCTGAGCGTGCTGGGCGGGCAGCTCAGATGTCGCACTCGCTGTCGCTGGACGTGATGGAGATGGCCGAAGTGGCTGCCTTGCTGGATAGGCTGGCGGCCGGGCTGGCGGCGGTGCCCAGCACCTCGGGCGTGCCCTCTTCCTCGGCCCTTAGCGCCCGGCCGGGACCCTGCGACAGGACCTGCTGCTGAAGCCTacggggaaggaaaggaaacgaGTCACTGTGTGTAACATAGCTGCCGGTACCCCCGTCCCCCGGTCCGCATCCCTTAAGCCCAGCAGTCAGCGACTCTCCCTCAGACCCGGGCAGTTAAAGCGGGTAAGACGAGGCAAGAGAGGCCGGGCAGGAGGCGTGCGGCGGCTGGTCTGTGGAGCCCTGCGGttgccccctcctccttcttAGTCCTTTCTTGGCTCCCTATCTCCCCAATCTTTGGGATGCTGTGCTCGCAAGGTCGTTCCTGGTATTGGTCACCTTTGGGAGATTTACAATGCTCTCAGGATAAATGAGGTGTGGGTGACAAGGAGAGGTCAGGCTCTGGGACAGGAGACCCCTTTCCCAGCCTGCATCTGCCTAGGGCATATGCTTGTGTCAGTGCCCCCGAGGCCGGCAAAAAGGGCGGCCTGACGGTTGCACAGAAGCTTTGGACCTGGGAGAAAAGTCTGGGTTCTTGGTCAGAATATTTGGCTGATTGAGAGCCACATGCTGGGGAATGAAAAACCTCTGCCAACTAGTTTGCTGTTTTGAGACAGGGCTGCCCACACGTGGGAAGAGTAGAACTCGACTTTCCACTTCTTACAGACATAAGTTAGAAATTTCAAAGCATTAGAGAAGGATGCATCTGGGCTTTAAAAATGACAACACTAAACTGCCACACTGCTAATAAGCCAGGCTTCACTTAATAATAGGAGCCTGGGCCCAGGCTGACAATAATTAGCTTTGGGCCTTGGGGTCTGTAATTGTTTAtgggattttaatttttctttctttccccctctcAATGTAGCCTTGGTTTGGTGACTAGAACCAGCTGCTGGAGCGACCCTCAGGCACCGAGAACCAAAAAGAAAGGGTGGGGAATCAAAAACCCGGAAGGAAACCCCGACCCAGGATCCCAGAACGCAGTGGGCTCAAAACCGAAGACCTCAATCCCATCCCAATTCCTACGAAATCCAAGTCTCCAGGCCTTCGGTAAGGGCGCCGGGGGTGCGGtcaccctctccctccctggtGAGTTCAAGGCTTGGAGAAGGCCTTTAGGTACCGACCTGTTCTTGGCTGCAGCCGCCCGGTCCCTTTGTCGGCGGTTTTTGAACCAGTTGCCCACCTGCGTAGGGGTCAGTCCAGTTGCCTGGGCGAGCTCACGCTTTTTGCTGGGGTTAGGGTATGGGTCCTGCAGGTACCATTCCCGAAGCAGGTGCCGCGTGCGCTCCTTGAAGCAGTGTGTCTTCTGTTCGCCATCCCAGATGGTGCGCGGTAGCGGGAACTTCTTCCTCACGCGGTACTTGTCCACAGGCCCCAAGGGCCGTCCTCGCAGCTTCTCAGCCTCCTGGTAATGCGCTTCGAGCCACAGCGCCTGCAGTTTGGCGTGCGACTCCTTGGTGAACTTGTGGTTTTCTAGGATATGGTAGAGCTCGCGGTAGTTGCCACCGTGGAAGGCCACGATGGCTCTCGCGCGCAGCACGGATTCATTCTTGTTGAGCGCCTCGCAGGCCGCAGGGGCCACAGGCAGCGACCAGAGGAAGCGACCCAGGCGCTCCACGTCGCCGCTCTCCTCTAGAGTCTCGCATACCCCGGCCACTTGCTGGGGACTGAAATTCAAGATAGGCAGCTGGAACATCGAGGCAGTGCCGGCGGCAGCGGAGGCGCTGAGTCCGCCGCGGGACACGCAGCAGATGCCCGCGGGCGCTGCCGGGTGCGCCAGACTCTCCTTCGTGGAGCGGCTCGGGGCCACCAGGACGCACGGCcggggcagcggcggcggcggggcaaCAGCGGGGAGCGAGAGAGCGGAAGGGATTGGAGGAGGTGCCGGCTCCGCAGCTCGGGTTCGGCTCGGCTCCGTTAGGGCACGCAGGCCAGCTAGCGGGCGCCGCTACTGGGGTGGGCGGATTGGCGGCGCGGGCGCCATGGAGACCCCCTGTCAGTCACTGGCCGGCTCTGCCAATCAAGACTGCGACCAGAGCGCCCCGGCCATTTCAGCACCTCCCCGCTCTCGACAGCGCTCGCCGTTCTCCGGTAGATTTAGTATTTTGCAGAACTTGGAGGAGGAAAAGACGGGCGAGAGCCGCAGCGTTTCACTACCACCCCCAGCCttgttcctctctcttcccccgcAACCCTGCCCCAgcgccccccccaccaccaccaagagGCAGTGATGCTACAGAAATCCACTTTGGGGCGAGGCGCTGCCTGGGTCAAGAGGCCTCCAGAGGACAAAGAGGACTGGGCCAAATCGAAATCCTCCAAGAGAACTCACCAAGTTTAGTTGTAACGAAACAGAAAACCTCGAGGGAGAGCAcgaatggggagggaggggaagtggATCACCTCTCTTCTTGCCAGCACCCATCCCTGCATGCCTTGCCGGCTGCCAAAGCAGCCGAGTGGGAATCGAATGTGAAGCAGAAGGAACAGGACCCAGGATCTGTAGAAGAGGTCAGTTTGGACTCTACCCCCATCACCTTCAAAAGTCTCCTGATATCATTTAAAATACGAGCTAGGACACTCTCATTCCTGATAACACAGGTGCTGACCATGAAGTAAAACACTCTCAACAAAAGCAGCGCCGCAAACCCCAAGTTtatacttttcagtttttttctcccCAGTTTAATGGACTTCAACAAATGTGCAGCATAGCCACATCTAGAGTGAGAAGTCACTGGTAGGTCAGGACAGCAACTTAAAAGCTTGTTTCAAAGACCTTTTTAAAGAAGTATCGATTTGCTCTTCTTGCAGGCTAATTTTGCCATACCCTGTGTTAGAATGTTTAACTCTTGAGCTGGGGATAGAAACTCTAACCTTGGCCTTTGGACCCAAAAGtattcaataaaagtaaaatagagaAGGGGGAACCACACCAATAGAGAAGGGGGTGTAGAAAGCACTTCTTAAGCCCCTGAGCCCTGACCCCTCCTGAAGAGAGAAAGGGCCTTCTTGGCGGCTCTGCCTTGGGGCCAGCAGTTGAATTGGCAACTTTATTGATTCTCAGTTGACATTCTCATCATACCGTTTTCTGAGACCTAGGTCAAAAGTAACTACGATATCACCTGGGCTTTTGATAGGGGTTTATTtagtttgaagaaaataattgGAGGAGGGGACTCCAACGAAGACGCCAGGAAAAATATCTTTGGAGGTCCTATCCCCAGAAAGGAATCAGATGGGAATGTTCGCCCCAGAACTGGACTGGGCCCGGCTGTCTTTTCTTTAGTATCGAGTACAATTTGTATGTGGCTTGTACAGCTCTGGTAAATCAGAAGGCAGATAGATAGCACAGATGGTTGGAGGTGTCGGGTCAGATCATGCTACGCCTGAATGCAGGGCAAAGCTCATTCTGACGGAAAACCCTGATATTATTTTCACAGATCTTCACAgttcactcaaaaaaaaaaaaaaaaagaaagaaaatagcagagaggaagaaaaaagcccTGCAACCATTTACATCATTTCTGTGAGTTTGCTGCCGCCTCAACAGAGAGACTTTCTTTTCTAAGAGCTTATTTTCATGAAATGCGACAGGCAGAGGCAAAATGGAGAGGGTGATGAGGATAATGTCAAAGCACAAACCTTCTCTAGCTTGTTCAGACTTCCGAATCCGCCTCAAGGACAACTTTTAGTGAGAAACATCACAAACGAGGGCCAACAATGCACGGTGTAGAAAACCCGGCAGGCGGGGAAGGGGTGAAGAGGGATCCCAGGAGGGTTGAGTTCCCGGCACCCCTGGCCAAGGAAGGAAAGCACCCCCTTGCTCCAATTTACAGAGGTTTCCTAATTTTCCCTCTGGGGTGTCTCCCCTTTGGGCTCTCCCTAGCCCAATAGCTTCTTGATTGCCCTCCGCGAGCAGAAGCAGCCGCGGGTCCGCGGGACCTTACAGCCCTCGAGCACAGAGAGGACCCCCAACCTCTGCTCCTAGCCGCCGGAGGTGAGGAGAAGTTGTCGGTGCCCCAGGGGACCGCGCCTCCGCACGCCTTTTTGCTGCACAATTTGAAAGTGGTGAATTCCGGCTTCTTACCCTAAGCAAGTCGTGTAATTTTCCGAGTCTAGGTGCCCTATGCAAGAAATGGGAATGTTTCTTTCCAGATGTCCCCTTTGGCTTCTGCGTGTCTGGGGCTCTCCGGTGACTGAGACCAAAAGCCTAGGTTGGCCTTGGTGGAATCGCGGGAAAAGGGCTCTGGCTGCTGCCGCCGAGTCCGAACCCCGCCGGACGCTGTGTCTGGGCGCCGGGGCGGGCGGGTTCTGAGAGGTGTCTAGAGGCCCGGGTCTACTGTCAGGATATCCTGTCTTCACCATCGCAGGGGGCTTGGCTTAATTTTATTAACTCAAAGGGAATAAACTTCTCCAAGGCACACTGAGGTA
This sequence is a window from Mesoplodon densirostris isolate mMesDen1 chromosome 4, mMesDen1 primary haplotype, whole genome shotgun sequence. Protein-coding genes within it:
- the SIX6 gene encoding homeobox protein SIX6, translating into MFQLPILNFSPQQVAGVCETLEESGDVERLGRFLWSLPVAPAACEALNKNESVLRARAIVAFHGGNYRELYHILENHKFTKESHAKLQALWLEAHYQEAEKLRGRPLGPVDKYRVRKKFPLPRTIWDGEQKTHCFKERTRHLLREWYLQDPYPNPSKKRELAQATGLTPTQVGNWFKNRRQRDRAAAAKNRLQQQVLSQGPGRALRAEEEGTPEVLGTAASPAASLSSKAATSAISITSSDSECDI